One part of the Odontesthes bonariensis isolate fOdoBon6 chromosome 15, fOdoBon6.hap1, whole genome shotgun sequence genome encodes these proteins:
- the slc5a5 gene encoding sodium/iodide cotransporter isoform X2 → MPAVPVGLSLCASFMSAVQVLGVPSEGYRYGFKFLYMCLGQSINTVLTACLFLPVFFRLGITSTNQYLKMRFGRGMQLLGSIQFLIATLLYTGIVIYAPALILNEATGLNMWVSLFSTGIICTMYTTVGGMKAVIWTDVFQILVMLSGFVAVFIHGTFLVGGPARVLEIANNGSRINFDDFDIDPRKRYTFWSLSVGGTLVWLSMYGVNQAQVQRYISCRSERAAQLALFVNQVGLCFIVSSAATCGIVMFAYYNDCDPLKSGRISTPDLYMPFFVLDIFRNHPGFPGLFLACAYSGTLSTASTSINAMAAVTMEDLLKPHLHMTQNKLVLVSKGLSFLYGAGCITVAALSSFLDWGVLQGSFTVMGVVSGPLLGVFILGMFVPATNRLGAFSGLLVGYGVSLWLAVGSTLYPPSEETMGVLPSFTGSCEATNITLSSSSNHDQHSISTPLHPNDQSGIYNFYSMSYLYFGAIATSSVILVGLIVSYATGPTKRSQIKEGLLWWDLNKKEVEVPSERANGKMARMCPCLQQNAEYCDTAQTPVNLRSNNQGDKVSEKTQVVPLMNLRREDVQ, encoded by the exons ATGCCTGCTGTGCCTGTTGGGCTGTCACTATGTGCCAGTTTTATGTCAGCAGTCCAGGTTCTGGGTGTTCCCTCTGAGGGTTATCGATATGGCTTTAAATTCCTCTACATGTGCCTCGGACAAAGCATCAATACCGTGCTGACAGCTTGTCTGTTCCTGCCGGTTTTCTTTCGACTGGGCATCACCAGCACCAATCAG TATCTGAAGATGAGATTTGGCAGAGGGATGCAGCTGTTGGGCAGTATCCAGTTTCTTATTGCAACG CTGCTTTACACGGGTATTGTCATCTACGCACCAGCCTTGATCCTCAACGAGG CCACTGGACTCAATATGTGGGTATCTCTGTTTTCTACGGGGATCATCTGCACCATGTACACTACGGTG GGGGGCATGAAGGCTGTGATCTGGACCGACGTGTTCCAAATATtggtcatgttgtcaggctttGTGGCAGTTTTCATCCATGGCACATTTCTGGTCGGTGGTCCTGCACGAGTACTAGAGATTGCAAACAATGGATCACGTATCAACTTTGATGA TTTTGACATTGACCCACGGAAGCGGTACACCTTCTGGAGCCTTTCTGTTGGGGGTACCTTGGTTTGGTTGTCCATGTATGGAGTTAACCAAGCACAAGTCCAGCGCTACATTTCTTGCCGATCAGAGCGGGCGGCCCAGTT GGCTCTGTTTGTGAATCAGGTGGGTCTGTGCTTCATCGTCTCCAGTGCGGCTACCTGCGGCATCGTCATGTTTGCTTATTACAACGACTGTGATCCACTGAAGTCTGGGAGGATTTCTACACCTGATCTG TACATGCCGTTCTTCGTGTTGGACATATTCAGAAACCATCCAGGATTTCCAGGTCTTTTCCTTGCTTGTGCATACAGTGGGACTCTCAG CACAGCTTCAACAAGTATCAACGCCATGGCTGCAGTGACGATGGAAGATCTGCTGAAACCCCATCTTCACATGACGCAAAATAAACTGGTCCTGGTTTCCAAAGGACTGT CTTTTCTGTATGGAGCTGGTTGTATCACGGTAGCtgctctctcctccttcctggACTGGGGAGTTCTTCAG GGTTCGTTCACTGTCATGGGGGTGGTCAGCGGTCCTTTACTAGGTGTGTTCATTTTGGGAATGTTCGTCCCAGCAACAAACAGGCTG GGGGCATTCTCTGGGTTATTAGTGGGCTATGGGGTCTCTTTGTGGCTGGCTGTGGGTTCAACTCTTTACCCACCCAGTGAGGAGACCATGGGTGTCCTGCCCAGCTTCACAGGAAGCTGTGAAGCCACTAACATCACCCTGAGCAGCAGCTCTAACCATGATCAACACTCCATCTCCACCCCACTTCACCCCAATGACCAAAG CGGCATCTATAACTTCTACTCCATGTCTTACCTCTACTTTGGAGCCATAGCCACTAGCTCGGTCATACTCGTTGGGCTGATCGTGAGCTACGCAACAG GACCAACAAAGAGGAGTCAAATTAAAGAGGGTTTGTTGTGGTGGGACCTGAATAAAAAGGAAGTGGAGGTCCCATCTGAACGTGCT AATGGTAAAATGGCCAGGATGTGTCCCTGCCTTCAGCAAAATGCAGAGTACTGTGATACAGCACAGACGCCTGTGAACCTGAGAAGTAATAACCAG GGAGACAAAGTATCAGAGAAAACACAGGTGGTGCCTTTGATGAACCTGCGCCGAGAAGATGTGcagtaa
- the slc5a5 gene encoding sodium/iodide cotransporter isoform X1: protein MEKQSANESSTQGFVLADYAVFATMLSISMAIGLFQALRRRPREASPDDFFTGGRSMPAVPVGLSLCASFMSAVQVLGVPSEGYRYGFKFLYMCLGQSINTVLTACLFLPVFFRLGITSTNQYLKMRFGRGMQLLGSIQFLIATLLYTGIVIYAPALILNEATGLNMWVSLFSTGIICTMYTTVGGMKAVIWTDVFQILVMLSGFVAVFIHGTFLVGGPARVLEIANNGSRINFDDFDIDPRKRYTFWSLSVGGTLVWLSMYGVNQAQVQRYISCRSERAAQLALFVNQVGLCFIVSSAATCGIVMFAYYNDCDPLKSGRISTPDLYMPFFVLDIFRNHPGFPGLFLACAYSGTLSTASTSINAMAAVTMEDLLKPHLHMTQNKLVLVSKGLSFLYGAGCITVAALSSFLDWGVLQGSFTVMGVVSGPLLGVFILGMFVPATNRLGAFSGLLVGYGVSLWLAVGSTLYPPSEETMGVLPSFTGSCEATNITLSSSSNHDQHSISTPLHPNDQSGIYNFYSMSYLYFGAIATSSVILVGLIVSYATGPTKRSQIKEGLLWWDLNKKEVEVPSERANGKMARMCPCLQQNAEYCDTAQTPVNLRSNNQGDKVSEKTQVVPLMNLRREDVQ from the exons ATGGAGAAGCAGTCTGCCAATGAATCATCCACACAGGGCTTTGTCCTGGCTGACTACGCTGTCTTTGCTACCATGTTGTCAATATCTATGGCGATTGGACTTTTCCAGGCCCTGAGGAGGAGGCCAAGGGAAGCCAGTCCGGACGACTTCTTCACAGGGGGCCGGAGCATGCCTGCTGTGCCTGTTGGGCTGTCACTATGTGCCAGTTTTATGTCAGCAGTCCAGGTTCTGGGTGTTCCCTCTGAGGGTTATCGATATGGCTTTAAATTCCTCTACATGTGCCTCGGACAAAGCATCAATACCGTGCTGACAGCTTGTCTGTTCCTGCCGGTTTTCTTTCGACTGGGCATCACCAGCACCAATCAG TATCTGAAGATGAGATTTGGCAGAGGGATGCAGCTGTTGGGCAGTATCCAGTTTCTTATTGCAACG CTGCTTTACACGGGTATTGTCATCTACGCACCAGCCTTGATCCTCAACGAGG CCACTGGACTCAATATGTGGGTATCTCTGTTTTCTACGGGGATCATCTGCACCATGTACACTACGGTG GGGGGCATGAAGGCTGTGATCTGGACCGACGTGTTCCAAATATtggtcatgttgtcaggctttGTGGCAGTTTTCATCCATGGCACATTTCTGGTCGGTGGTCCTGCACGAGTACTAGAGATTGCAAACAATGGATCACGTATCAACTTTGATGA TTTTGACATTGACCCACGGAAGCGGTACACCTTCTGGAGCCTTTCTGTTGGGGGTACCTTGGTTTGGTTGTCCATGTATGGAGTTAACCAAGCACAAGTCCAGCGCTACATTTCTTGCCGATCAGAGCGGGCGGCCCAGTT GGCTCTGTTTGTGAATCAGGTGGGTCTGTGCTTCATCGTCTCCAGTGCGGCTACCTGCGGCATCGTCATGTTTGCTTATTACAACGACTGTGATCCACTGAAGTCTGGGAGGATTTCTACACCTGATCTG TACATGCCGTTCTTCGTGTTGGACATATTCAGAAACCATCCAGGATTTCCAGGTCTTTTCCTTGCTTGTGCATACAGTGGGACTCTCAG CACAGCTTCAACAAGTATCAACGCCATGGCTGCAGTGACGATGGAAGATCTGCTGAAACCCCATCTTCACATGACGCAAAATAAACTGGTCCTGGTTTCCAAAGGACTGT CTTTTCTGTATGGAGCTGGTTGTATCACGGTAGCtgctctctcctccttcctggACTGGGGAGTTCTTCAG GGTTCGTTCACTGTCATGGGGGTGGTCAGCGGTCCTTTACTAGGTGTGTTCATTTTGGGAATGTTCGTCCCAGCAACAAACAGGCTG GGGGCATTCTCTGGGTTATTAGTGGGCTATGGGGTCTCTTTGTGGCTGGCTGTGGGTTCAACTCTTTACCCACCCAGTGAGGAGACCATGGGTGTCCTGCCCAGCTTCACAGGAAGCTGTGAAGCCACTAACATCACCCTGAGCAGCAGCTCTAACCATGATCAACACTCCATCTCCACCCCACTTCACCCCAATGACCAAAG CGGCATCTATAACTTCTACTCCATGTCTTACCTCTACTTTGGAGCCATAGCCACTAGCTCGGTCATACTCGTTGGGCTGATCGTGAGCTACGCAACAG GACCAACAAAGAGGAGTCAAATTAAAGAGGGTTTGTTGTGGTGGGACCTGAATAAAAAGGAAGTGGAGGTCCCATCTGAACGTGCT AATGGTAAAATGGCCAGGATGTGTCCCTGCCTTCAGCAAAATGCAGAGTACTGTGATACAGCACAGACGCCTGTGAACCTGAGAAGTAATAACCAG GGAGACAAAGTATCAGAGAAAACACAGGTGGTGCCTTTGATGAACCTGCGCCGAGAAGATGTGcagtaa